Within the Salvia hispanica cultivar TCC Black 2014 chromosome 4, UniMelb_Shisp_WGS_1.0, whole genome shotgun sequence genome, the region catagatccctgtctgggcccaatatgtgacttattataaataggagaataaaggagacagaaaatacacttatttttcttcaaaaatttcGCCCCCCTCTCTACATAGACAAGGGGCGATTTTCTCTCCTCCGAGGGAAAGGatttccgtcttctttatttaagtcctagtacactggtgagatcagcccaccctgatatcagtttacagtccgggaaccagacagaagatccgtggttttgtactaaagatcttcacgtggagaaggcgctagccatcttcgattctttggagaatcttcaaggtataatggctaaaccgtagaaaagcatgttttaggtttcaattaatttaaagcatgttttatttgagttatgagcatgatacatgtgataattacgcgaatagaatttgtctaaataatctgctaaatagatcagaattattatgtaattgatttatgtgagcgcttccgctgccaaccccagGGAGCGACACGAGCGAGGTCAACATCATCACGGCCGCCATGTCGACCTACCATTCAATGCATTACAAATCATTCAAGCATCTCAACACTGACAAGAGGTGCGTCATCATCCGATCCTCCTCCAGCAAACGGTCGAGGACGATATCCCTATCCGAAGCTGGCGAGGACGAGGTGGCAAGCCAGCTCGCCGGAGCTCACTTGGGTAGCCCCCGACGCCAGCTCGAGCAGTTCCCAACGCCGGCCACAAGGAAGGAAACATGCAATGACCAGCCGCCGTCGCGCCGCGACCCTAGCTGCACCGCCGGctcccgctccctttgtgccgCCTCCACCCCCACCAACTCATTCTGGGCCATTTTGTATCAAGCCATTGGCGCCGATACGTCTCAGATGACTCCCGAGCAATTTGATGCACATCATGCAATGATACGAGGTCTTCGACAATAATTGGGGATACCGCCATCGGACTAGTCTTCTTTAAATTTCCACGGATGTATTTtataggatttaattatgtaatttttaatttgtaggattttgattatgtaatttttaattgttaggATTTTaagtatgtaatttttaatttttaggattttaattatgtaatttttattttttttataatttgtaatagtagttcgggtatttatgcattttaatattattaaaatatttttatttaaattaaataatagaatggtggaaCCCTTGAGCATGCTCTTGCAGAAGAGCATGGATATGAGTGTTGAGCTCTTGCGAAAAAAAAGCAGAgagtaaaaattgaataaaagtgTGTCCGAGCACACATCTATACTTTTTAACAAGAACATTgatggagatgctctaagtatAAGAACCATGCATCACTATAAGTATAGGGTGTAAATATGTAGATCACTCTAGTAAATAAATGGAGTTGATGAATCATCCCTATTAACGTCGGAagtaaacaaaacaaactcaGTATATATTAGACCAAATTTCGTTGGCAAACATTTTCCAAGATGAAGtaatatagaaaatgacaTTCAACAACCAATTTTGTACTGTACTTGAGAAATTAGCTAGGGGCATTCATCAAACTAATTTTCCAGGTTATCTTTCccactatttaattatgacGGCTTACATAATACTCCCACTAATTGATCTATATTATCCTCTCATGGTCACATATAAAAAGGAACAAAacactaataaataaatttaattatcacttCATATAAAGTTAATTAGCAGAATAAGAAGTCAATCATTGGTTATCCATTGAGGGATGCGAGCTGGCAGCTATACATTATACATGTAATTATTAGCAGCTCATCAACGAAGGAAATGATAATTTAGCATGTGGGGCAACGAAGAAAGGATATATTAGAATCATActattaatataactatagtttaaataatactgacctaattatatactaataaattgcATTATCAGGTAGTGATTGACGTGAAACGAAGTCTTTAAAGCCAAAGCATATTCGCAATACCAGTATTCAATATACACAAAGACTGCCTATGTAGCATGcagaatataaagaaaaataataatgaaataaatttgaagatCACTCCTAATGACTACCTATGTTATAAGTGTATATAGTGGCACAACAATTTTatgtatagtagtagtattggATTTCATTTTCCCCAGCTCTGGGAGATGTTAATCTTTTCTAGGTATTTCatgaataattaaactatttagtgtactagtatattctaatttttcatCAAGGGCATCACTGCTTATACCAAATTGTGACCATACTGTGGAATTTGCGGAATTGTCTAGGCCCCACGGGCCACGCGTTGAGAAAATAGAAGATGACTAGCATTACAAAACAACTTATCTTTTAGggatataaaatttgataaccaattgatatttaaattttttaaaataaccatagaatgtaaaaaaaaagtgttcgTACATTGAAGGCAAATTATTATACTAGATGCTTCTATTTATGtcttctaattttagttgaaagactaacaataaaaatattttactaaagAAGTATAATTAAAcgcactaattaattttttaatagcattaaaaagtatttttatgcCAAAACATTTATAGGAGAGTTCATGTATAAGCTGGGCGGCGCTCTCTCTCATCACCATTATTATTCAATTCCGCTCTTATCCATCACCacaaaataaacttattattcAATTCCGCTCTTATCCATCACCACAAAATAAACGTTTTAACACTTTGATGGACCTCCTTGTGCCACCTGGGTTACCCACGTCGCTTTCACTTACTcgataaaaaattactcctccGTCTAGTAATAacaatcatattttttcatttcaatttattcCACGATAAATTATACTTCCATAATCAGAtcatatattccactaactaactttattcatattttattataaaattaatataaaaaagtgaatctcatatttcactaactttttcaatccactatttttttacatttcttaaaatttgtactCACGGTAAATATGACTCCTATGGTAAAACAGAGCTAGtaataaaatgcatatacccaaacaaaaaaaaatctcttgTATGATTGATGGTCGgtttgttttataaataatcagatcatatattccactaactcattttactcatattttattataaaatttatattaaaaagtggatctcatatttcaataactttttcaatccactaattttttacatttcttaaaatttgtactCACGCTAAATATGACTTCTATAGTAAGACGAAGCTAGtaataaaatgcatatacccaaacaaaaaaaaactcttgTATGATTAATGGTCGGTTTGTTTTATAAtgacaaaaagtaaaaataaaaataaaaatacaagtcCCACTCCTCTCCTTCACTACTATAAAAACATAccatcacaaattcacaactCACAAATTCATCCACAAATCGTCACGACCAAAGAGATATAATAATGGAGAACAAGGAAGAGGATGTGAGAGTTGGCGCCAACAAGTTCCCGGAGAGGCAGCCGATTGGCACGGCGGCGCAGACTCAGGACAAGGACTACAAGGAGCCGCCGCCGGCCCCCTTGTTCGAGCCTGGTGAGATCACTTCCTGGTCCTTTTACAGAGCCGGGATCGCCGAATTCATCGCCACTTTCCTCTTCTTGTACATCAGTATCCTCACCGTCATGGGTGTTCAGAACTCCCCTTCCAAGTGTGCTTCCGTCGGGATTCAGGGCATCGCATGGGCTTTCGGTGGCATGATCTTCGCTCTCGTTTACTGCACCGCCGGAATTTCAGgtcattttgataaaattcaaCTTTATTTCAGgtcattttgataaaattcaaCTTTAAATGTCCACGATTAATTGTCTTACTCAGATTggattttgaaaacaaaaattagttagaacttacttttatataatacaataatttttcaataaaacgTGACTTTGAAAAGCTTGTTGAAATATAAGTTCATGTactgaaaatagtaaaaagtaaatgagataGTTATAGGCGTACGAACTAAAAAACATTTATCCGCGAGAACAAAAAGGTTATGGATATTGAGGTGGAAATGATATTGCAGGTGGACACATCAACCCTGCGGTAACTTTCGGACTATTCCTAGCAAGGAAATTGTCGCTGACACGGGCAGTGTTCTACATGGCGATGCAATGCCTGGGGGCCATTTGCGGTGCTGGTGTGGTCAAGGGTTTTCATAAGACGCTCTACATGACCAAGGGCGGCGGTGCCAATGTAGTCAACCATGGCTACACCAAGGGCGATGGCCTCGGAGCTGAAATAGTTGGGACTTTTGTGCTTGTCTACACCGTCTTCTCTGCCACTGATGCCAAACGGAGCGCCAGAGACTCCCATGTTCCCGTatgtacaaattttaattaattaggagtactactatatttatcaagtactgtatttagttaatttatgtttttttatgatgATGTTTTTTTGCAGATATTGGCTCCATTGCCAATTGGATTTGCAGTTTTCTTGGTTCACTTGGCAACCATTCCTATTACAGGAACTGGTATTAACCCTGCCAGAAGTCTTGGAGCAGCCATCATCTACAACAAAGATGCAGCTTGGGATGATCATGTAAGCTATTACTGCTTCCTGTTCCATTAATTGTCCAATTTTGCTATTTCGTCCAATTCCTATTAATTGTTCTagtatttcacttttacacAAAACTTTCTTAGATTTTTTGATGGCTCATTTTCTTATGATAAATTTGCAGTGGATTTTTTGGGTCGGACCATTCATCGGAGCGGCCCTTGCGGCTCTATATCATGTGGTGGTGATCAGAGCCATCCCATTCAAGAGCAAGTGATCTTCTTTGTCCCATAGCATGAAAGCAGTGCCTTTTGATCATTCAACTTGTTGcattaaatttgtttgaagaaacaaaattaGGAGAGACAGAAAAAACAAGTCCATGTTGTAATTTTCCACActtttctgttttgtttgGTTTGCTGTATGTATTAAATCATCTGTGTTGGAGATTGCCAAGATTGTGATGGGATAAATGCTCATGTTAAAGAGAggcttttgaaaatatcaaataacacaaaaaagaaGTGTGTAAGTTGGTTTTTGGAATTATCTGTAACATGTTTTGTTTGGCTGTCAAATGCCAAATGGTCATTGATAATAATTCACCTGCCCACccctacattaaaatattattatatttaatggttgaaaattgagTGTGGCTAATCACCCTATTCCCAAGAGCTAGTCCATTATAATCAACAAAGCAAAGTATGTCATTAATTCACAATATAACCAATGCTTAAATGGATATAAATTACATTGACCTCttataaagaaatttaatgtaaaatatcGGTAAATAGAAAAGTGATTGAAGTACTATTAGTAACGAATGAGACTTATCTTattcaagaaataaatttatctaaaataagagatgattaattgtttaagaaaatttaaagtaaaaacaataGGACTTTTAACTATGAACGAATTAAATAAGTAATTGTATAAGTTTcataaattgttaaaaattgtttttggGTTATACTCCTAAAATGGAAGTAAGTTATTGCGAGAAGCCTAACGATTTGAGCCCAACCCACTGAAAATCAATTCGACTTAACTTAACCCAtttaaaaataggagtaaATAAATTGGCTCACTTTTTGTAATTGAATACAAATACAAAGGAAGACCGAATTCCTCTTTCGTCCCAAACCAAAACCCCAGCTCAAGAAATCTGAAATGGACGTCATAAAATCGCAGCAGATTTCCTCGCGGCCGATCGACAAGGTGGTAGTGCACCCTCTGGTGCTGCTCAGCATCGTCGATCACTACAATCGGGTGGCGCGTGACACCAGGAAGCGCGTCGTCGGCGTTCTACTTGGGAGTTCGTTCAAGGGCACGGTTGACGTCACCAACAGCTACGCCGGTCAGTTTACCCTTTTTATCATGCGTTTTATATTTCTGacttcatttcaatttttaattttgtatgtgAGGACTTGCTTGTAGGTTAAGAAATTAGTTTTATGGCGTGTTTGGACGTAGatttttttagggttttgtgTTGGATTTAATTGGGGCTCTTGGGTTAGGTATCctgtaaattaaattagtaggGCATTAGATCAGTTGCGAGGGTAAGGATTTTGAATGGAACTTGAAATAACATCAGATTTGGACTGGAAATACAATTCAGTTGATAATTGCTTGATGACTGGAAATCATTATTCGAAATACTCTATTTTTGACTACGGGAAGGTGTGAAAGTAAAAAGGGCGTAGACATTGTGTTGTCATTTAGTGTGTCGAAATGGAATGGAAATAGGATTATCAGAGAGATACAAAATTGTAGTTGCATTGGCTGTCCTTTCACTCACCGTGTGCTACTTATCAATTGCCAAACTGCTTATTATGTTCCCTTTTCTGTATAAATACTGCTAACAGCATCCAACTGATATATATGTATGGTATAAACAGTCccttttgaagaagatgacaGAGACCCCAGCATCTGGTTCCTCGATCATAATTACCATGATTCAATGTTTTCCATGTTTAGAAGAATAAATGGTATGTGATATTCCAAGACTCTACATTCAGAACCTCTGATTAACACATTTTGCCTGTTCAACTCCAAGCTTATGTTTCTATTGCTTCTGTCAGCCAAGGAGCACGTTGTTGGTTGGTATAGCACTGGCCCAAAACTGAAGGAGAATGACCTAAATATTCATGGACTTTTCAGCGAGTATGATTTCTGTCCCAATTCACAATGATGTtgttctattatttatttatcttcattaGTGGGATGCTTGGAAATTGATGATTCTTGTTTGTGTTTTAATAGCTCTGCTTGCAGTTaagaatatattaatttcttgtgAAATCTGAGGTGTATGTATGGTATTAGTATTGAAAGGATTGTATGATTGGTAAGTTGTCTGTCAACTGATGTTGGATCATACCttgcactttattttactGACTTGGTACCACTAGTCTTCAGAAACAGTACTATCGTTTcttatgaaaattttgtttcttacTGAGAGGATATGAAATTTGTCtttgtttttatcttttatcatATTCTTCATTCCTTAGCTGTAATTTGGTTCCTGGAagattttgttaagaatgtgacTGTTGACTTTAGAAAATTTCACAACACATGCCGCAAATTCTTAGTTAGTTCCTaagtgttttttatttaaaattttctagtcTTTTGAACTGTTacatttttctgttttccTTGTGCATTTTCATGaatcatttttccttttctttttctccctctgtccctgaTATGGAGTGAATGGCGGAAGTAAAACAAGAActgaaattcaatataaaagaAGAACAATCCTCCGAAGAGGCCTACGGTTGATACCGTCCTAATACACTTTATTTTCCAAGATGTCTAGCTCTTCTAAAGAGGAGCTATTTATAGGACTCCTACGCATTCTAAGCTAGGAAAGTTAATTAgcatataaataaacaagGAAACAAATCCTCAACATTTAAAGTAATCTTTTCATCAATCTCCacaataatgaaaatgatCTCAAGAGATAATGTAGATCATTAGCTTGATCTCTATCAGTCCCaaagtagatgtcacactttctttttagtttgtcccacaaaagatatcacatttcttttttcttttttttgaaaaaagtggAGGGTGTGTTTGTTACTTTGTTTagataaaagtgaaaagggAATCCCCATCTAGCTCATGTATGCTTTCAGCTTGGTTGAGATTAAGTGTTTTTTTCCAACTTTACATCATTTTCTAGCAGTTACTGAAGTTTTAGTTTATGGGACTCTCCATCTTAGCTGGTGCTTTTCTTGTTGGCCATCAATGTTTAACATTTCTTTACACTTGATTACTTTGATCATTTCTTCTTGCAGCTATGTTTCTACTCCTGTACTGGTGATCATTGACGTTCAGCCAAAAGAGCTTGGAATACCTACAAAAGCATATTATGCTGTTGAGGAAGTTAAAGAGGTATGATGAAAATGGTGCTATGTGTCTATTGATGCATCCAGACATACCATGACAggaattgaaaaatgaaaactacAAAGACACAATTTAGCATTATTCTGATTGTTTGAGTAGGTTGATCTAATTGTTTGGATATTTTTGCAGAATGCCACTCAGAAAAGCCAAAAGGTCTTTGTGCATGTTCCTTCAGAAATTGCTGCCCATGAAGTTGAAGAAATTGGTATGCACCTCAACAGAAACTTGCCTTTTATTCTGTTTCTTGCTTTTGCTGTTCCATTGTCAAGCATGCTTTTTCCAACTGCCTTCCACCCTTACTCTGCCCTTGAAATTAGATATTTAGGAGGTGGTTCGATTCACCTAAAACTGCTAATGCTTTCTATTGTCGTTCGTTAGGAGTGGAACACTTGTTAAGAGATGTGAAAGACACAACTATCAGCACTCTTGCAACAGAGGTTCTTTTATTCCCTTGTATCCTTTTAGTATCCTGATTATATTTTGCTGTTTTCTTGAATAAGCATGTCTATCTCTATCATGTTCAGGTGACTGGAAAACTTGCTGCTCTGAAGGGTTTGGATGCTCGGCTGAAAGAAATTCGAAGTTATCTCGATCTGGTTATCGAAGAAAAGCTCCCTCTGAATCACGAAATCCTCTACCATCTCCAGGTACGAGTATTGCATTCTCTCTGTGTTTAATATATGAGATTTAtatttctcttctctcttgcTAAACAATTTGTCGCCTTatcttgaaaaatatttgcaGGATGTATTCAACCTTCTCCCCAACCTAAATGTGTCTGAACTCGTGAAATCTTTTGCAGGTAGAACAGATGAGCGCCAGTGTTTGTTTATTgatttcatgttttaattgACAAGTTTGTTCATGacattttcaagtttttttcTAATGTAATATCGgatctttgttttgtttatagtGAAAACAAATGACATGATGTTGGTCATATATCTGTCATCTCTTATCAGAAGTGTGATTGCTCTCCACAATTTGATTAATAACAAGGTAAGGTGTTTTTCTAATGTCTTGTTTTATTATAGTAAGAGTTTTTGACCTGGTTAACAATGAGAAACAATCAGATTTGTTTGATCTTCTAAACTTTTCCTAATAAATAACACTTGTGGCTTTGATTGTTGTGCTTTTATCCATGATGCAGTAACATGCAAAGTTGAAGTATTATTGTATGTGGGAATAATTCTTCTTATCCTGAATAAACAATTTGGAGTAAGACCTATCTTGAGATGGTAGAAGTAAACTTTCTGAATTTATTTAGCGCCACACGCTTCTTTTTATGCTAATAAACATGTGTTTTTAGTAACTCGTCTACTCCTTTACGAGTTACAGTAGTCCAGTAAGTAGGACTATTATGTGTTAGGCAAATTCATTAAACTATAGTAGTAGTTTAGAAAATTCCAAGGTTACTCCACCACCCGAAAGCTTGTTATGCAATGTTCCTGAAATAGGCACAGATAGGCTTGTGGTTTGGGAATCCTTTGTTCTCTTATTGTgagattttggaaaaattgaTTGCAGATGCTTAACAAAGAACATGAAAAGGCAGAAGACTCAAAGCCAGTTGCTGTGCCTACTGCCGCGGCTAGCTGAAGATATGATCTTCCTGGGGAGTTTGCCTTTCGCATGATATTCCAAATCTTGGATAATCTACTTGGAGATCTCAGAAGCATTTTGGCAAAACTGGAATGAGAAAGCTTTCTTTCAAGTTCGAGCAAGTCATCAGTCTTCGTATTAGATTTTTGGCCGTGAATTTTGAAATCTCGAGTCATTCAGATTTGTAACAGTATTGGTATAGTGTCTCTTTCTCTTCCCCTCTATACGTATTAAGATAGTGATTATTTATTTCGTTTAGCGAACCTATAATTTTAAGTTGGACCAATGAAACAGATGGAATGTTGTGTTTTCTAACTCTCTtgctagtattttatttaatcctgCTTTTTAAAGGCCACAATATGCAGTTCGGACCATCTTAcatatactccttccatctcTGAAATCCATATCCGAAAAGTATAAACATTTAGTTTGGTATAAATTTAATGTGGGGgcgttcggtttgcaagattatatcaaggattaaatttgtagtgtgtttggttcatgagattcaaccttataactcaatcctagatggataattatgagataattagttatagcTAATTCTCtgtgactaaaataatctcctaactcaatcctagattgtatgtttgtattattttatcttgtaaACCGAACACCATCTTAAAGTAATAGAACTAATTTCTCCGTtgcactctttcttttttagtccgtcacacaagaatatgcactttcaaattttgaaaagtcttttctttctaatgaGGTGTGATTTATTCATCACTAACagtactttaattaatttttttctctacttctctcttattttaccaattttgcattaaaacccataccaaattcaaaatgcatattctttagGATGAAGAAAGTATTAGTTTAGCacaaatttttatgtataataaaagcttagtactccttccgtccattaataagagtctcatttcattccgacatggattttaagatatgttaagaaaaatgggtggaagaaagttagtggaatatgagtcccacttgtatatattaaataatatgtgaGGGGAATGaattggtggaatatgagtctctttatcatttatagtaataatgaaTTAGGATTCCTATTCGCAAACGGaccaaaatgagaaaatgagactcttattcgcgaaCAGATATTAATGAAGAGTTTAATGTATAagttattaataaaataatgtatagtTGTTGCGGTTTGACTattgtaaaattagaaagtttaATCAACTCtgttcaaaacaaaaactttaACAATAGGAATACtttgaaaaattaagaaaaagaattcgGAATtccttaaaataaatatctaaCCAAAcagaagtaaaataaaagtaaaactaatcatcatcatcatcgggTCGCACCGATTGCTGAAACTCAGCATCCATCACTACTCCATCCATCACATGCACTACAATTTCCCCAATTCTCAAATCTACCTCCTCCGAAACTACTCCATTCACCACCACGTTTCCATTCAAATCCTTGCTCACACACAAACTCAATCCAGATATCGAATCGTAGCTTTTCTCCTTCCCACGCTCCAAATCGCCGGACCAAATCCACCTCGGCACCGACGAAAACCCGAGCACCCGCGTCAGCACCGCATAGGAGTCGCTATCGTTCCGCTTCAGCCTAAGATCGCGCCGGATCGCTTCCTCCGACGGCAGGAACAGCGTGAACGCCAGATCTTCAGGTAACAACTTAATCACTGTTTCCCCAAACTCGCCGATGCTCGCGCGCTTGGAGAGATCGGTTGTTTTGGTGGAAGGAGTTGTCGATCGAGGCGTGCTTATGAGCTGGAATGCAGTGAAGATCTGTGTGATTATGAATGAAACGGTCACGATCGCGCATACGAGTTTCACTCGGTTCTTCAGCTTCGAATTCcccaattttcttcttctcattttGGCACATGGAGGTAGACAAACTGAATCAGAATTAGAATAATTATATGGAAATGGCTGGGTTAACTCGATGAGGTTCCATTGATGAAAGTCCACTACTTTTACattgtgtttattttaatgaaattaaatagtttttcaaaaaaaaaattgttttttcgAGTACACGACTAATTGACcagaattaagaaaataggGTAAACTGCCTATAAAATTGTCAACTTTGACAATAGTTTGGAATTTCCCGTGAACTTTAAAAGTTACgtgaaaaatcatgaattttatcGGGGTGTGCAAATTTTCTGAATGACCCGACCTTGAAGTTTTCCGGCATAAACTTACCCTATGTGGCAGCCGGAAGCGTGACTAGGCAGCCGAAAGCATGACACGACGCCGTTTTgtgtttgatgaaaaaaaaataaaaattcgcTGAGTATAGCAGCTGGTGGTGCGTCGGGGCGGCGGCAGGCCGTGGCGCTAGGTAGAACATCACCTAAAACTCCTCCGGCGCCGTTGGGAGAACATCATCATCCGAATAGCCACGATTTCACATCCTATTTTGACTTGGGGATCTTGCCTTTAAATATTTGGAGTGAGAGGTAGGGGAGGCGTGGTCAACGGTGGTTTCTGGAGGAGAGGGAGGAGCGGTCGGTGATGGATGTTGATGATGGGGGTGAAGCCAGCGAGAGGAAGGGACGGAGGGCGACGGACCGTCGCCGCTCCCACAGCGGCGGCGAAGAGGTCGAGAGTGGGAGAGATAGAGGAGagggaaagaggaaaaaaggagggaaagaaagagaagaagtgGGGGAACAGGGGGTGCAAGGAGCGGCGGcaggcggtggcggcggcgctGGAGTGAGGAAGGAGAAGATCTActtcttttcacttttacttttatttttatttttttataattaggaTTAGGGTAGATGAAGTGGAAGAAGAACGAGAATAAACACACTCAGCATCCAAATCATCTTCCAAGTCAGCATTAATGGACACATCatcacattgcttagccggaaTACTCGACTCGGAAAATTTGCACAACCCggtaaaattcatgatttttcacGCAACTTTTAAAGTTCACGGGAAATTCCAAACTATTGTAAAAGTTGACGATTTTAGAGGCAGTTTACCCAAGAAAATACTACTAAGAGCATCTACGGTGGTGCGGATGTTCCGACGGATATCCCGACGGACTTCCCAAAAACACCTTCTGCCACATCATAAGGACCTCCCACTGCACTGCAACGTCAAAAGGACATCCCACTGCATGATGACGAACATCCCCAAGGACatccacaataataaaaattcacaaattcaccaaatttaacaatttacggaattaaaatttcgacacaaATACGGACGAAGAAAGTGCAatgataatttcattaaataaaaaaaataaaaaagtacattaacaaTACTAaacaaattacattattaatatCAACGACGACCCCTCCGCGTCCATagctcttcaattatatcgtTCTGGAATCAAATATGGGACTGTCGTTGACGCATGTCGGCAAATACACGAACTCGATCGACTTCTTCATGGGGTATCCCCATACGTACATTGATGGTGGCCACGACGTGGCATGGACCGGCAACATCAACATCATTGGTCAATCAGTCAGTACTAGACATTTAtcttcgacaatcatgttgtgaaTGATAATACATGCGTA harbors:
- the LOC125220112 gene encoding probable aquaporin PIP1-4; the encoded protein is MENKEEDVRVGANKFPERQPIGTAAQTQDKDYKEPPPAPLFEPGEITSWSFYRAGIAEFIATFLFLYISILTVMGVQNSPSKCASVGIQGIAWAFGGMIFALVYCTAGISGGHINPAVTFGLFLARKLSLTRAVFYMAMQCLGAICGAGVVKGFHKTLYMTKGGGANVVNHGYTKGDGLGAEIVGTFVLVYTVFSATDAKRSARDSHVPILAPLPIGFAVFLVHLATIPITGTGINPARSLGAAIIYNKDAAWDDHWIFWVGPFIGAALAALYHVVVIRAIPFKSK
- the LOC125224338 gene encoding 26S proteasome non-ATPase regulatory subunit 7 homolog A-like, translated to MDVIKSQQISSRPIDKVVVHPLVLLSIVDHYNRVARDTRKRVVGVLLGSSFKGTVDVTNSYAVPFEEDDRDPSIWFLDHNYHDSMFSMFRRINAKEHVVGWYSTGPKLKENDLNIHGLFSDYVSTPVLVIIDVQPKELGIPTKAYYAVEEVKENATQKSQKVFVHVPSEIAAHEVEEIGVEHLLRDVKDTTISTLATEVTGKLAALKGLDARLKEIRSYLDLVIEEKLPLNHEILYHLQDVFNLLPNLNVSELVKSFAVKTNDMMLVIYLSSLIRSVIALHNLINNKMLNKEHEKAEDSKPVAVPTAAAS
- the LOC125223704 gene encoding uncharacterized protein LOC125223704 encodes the protein MRRRKLGNSKLKNRVKLVCAIVTVSFIITQIFTAFQLISTPRSTTPSTKTTDLSKRASIGEFGETVIKLLPEDLAFTLFLPSEEAIRRDLRLKRNDSDSYAVLTRVLGFSSVPRWIWSGDLERGKEKSYDSISGLSLCVSKDLNGNVVVNGVVSEEVDLRIGEIVVHVMDGVVMDAEFQQSVRPDDDDD